In a genomic window of Microbacterium amylolyticum:
- a CDS encoding ABC transporter ATP-binding protein yields the protein MLAIDGISKTFFPGTVNERRALAGVDLRLGEGDFVTVIGSNGAGKSTLLNAVAGRISVDAGRIDIDGTTVNKLKEHQRARFVGRVFQDPMAGTAPDLTIEQNLSLALLRGKRRGLRRGVTKARRERFVEELTSLELGLENRLKAKVGLLSGGQRQALSLLMAGFTHPRILLLDEHTAALDPQRAALVTGLTGRIVEQGGLTTLMVTHNMEQALALGNRLIMMHEGRIVFSADAQTKRQLTVEKLLAEFGKIKGASFDDRAMLG from the coding sequence ATGCTCGCGATCGATGGCATCAGCAAGACGTTCTTCCCCGGAACCGTGAACGAGCGTCGCGCGCTTGCCGGGGTCGATCTGCGTCTTGGCGAGGGTGATTTCGTGACCGTGATCGGCTCGAACGGCGCGGGAAAGTCGACCCTGCTCAACGCGGTCGCCGGCCGGATCTCCGTCGACGCGGGCCGTATCGACATCGACGGCACGACGGTCAATAAGTTGAAGGAGCACCAGCGTGCGCGGTTCGTGGGGCGCGTGTTCCAGGATCCGATGGCGGGCACGGCTCCCGATCTCACGATCGAGCAGAACCTGTCGCTCGCGCTGCTACGCGGGAAGCGACGCGGCCTCCGGCGCGGCGTCACGAAGGCGCGGCGCGAACGCTTCGTCGAGGAGTTGACGTCGCTCGAGCTCGGCCTCGAGAACCGGCTGAAGGCGAAGGTCGGGCTGCTCTCGGGCGGTCAGCGGCAGGCCCTGTCGCTGCTGATGGCCGGCTTCACGCACCCCCGGATCCTGCTGCTCGACGAGCACACGGCGGCACTGGATCCGCAGCGGGCGGCGCTCGTGACCGGCCTCACGGGCCGCATCGTGGAGCAGGGCGGGCTCACGACGCTCATGGTCACGCACAACATGGAGCAGGCCCTTGCCCTCGGCAACCGGCTCATCATGATGCACGAGGGCCGGATCGTGTTCTCCGCCGACGCGCAGACCAAGCGTCAGCTGACGGTGGAGAAGCTCCTGGCCGAGTTCGGCAAGATCAAGGGCGCCAGCTTCGACGACAGGGCGATGCTCGGCTGA